A section of the Candidatus Nomurabacteria bacterium genome encodes:
- a CDS encoding type I restriction-modification system subunit M, which produces MKTYEHLTCYLRSDRMARISMRKDIQAKLKEMPELLSISQVAEIFSIHQDTLRNWEKEGILVPLRAGKRGDRKYRPQDIQTIVDKMGSKLTLPQLEQFLWKSADILRGKIDSSDYKKYIFGLLFYKRISDVWDEEYAKVMDEFKDETIARADYNHRFQVPKECRWSVVEERAENIGKKLNEIFEKLANANSPKLDRIFEDLDFANKDRFPNETTQRLINHFSQYNFGDTYINSDLLGDAYEYLIKQFAADAGKKGGEFYTPREVERVIIEILKPHKKDHIYDPTVGSGGFLLEAFHYLKEKENEQVARTLYLYGQEINIGTFAIAKINMFLHGLDSADIQRGDTLANPQFLNPNGSLKTFDICVANPPYSINDWEYEMFKSDKYGRIDGYELPPNKNADYAFVLHIIKSMNSNGRAGIVLPHGVLFRGGSEGRIREQILKNDLIEAVIALPPKLFYGTGIPAAILIFNKNKPKERQGRVLIIDAEKDFSEGKNQNSLRFQDIQKIVKAHAGYKDVEGYARVVGFKEIEENEFNLNVRRYIENGDKEEEVDVSVVRKELAVLEKEREEIGKRVEKYLTELKY; this is translated from the coding sequence ATGAAGACCTATGAACACTTGACTTGTTATTTACGTTCTGATAGGATGGCCCGTATCAGCATGCGCAAGGATATCCAAGCAAAACTTAAAGAAATGCCAGAGTTACTTTCCATCAGCCAGGTGGCAGAAATTTTCTCTATCCACCAGGACACCCTCCGCAACTGGGAGAAAGAAGGCATCCTGGTACCGCTCCGAGCTGGTAAGCGCGGGGACCGCAAATACCGCCCGCAAGACATCCAGACAATTGTCGACAAGATGGGTAGCAAGCTCACCCTCCCGCAACTCGAGCAGTTTCTCTGGAAGAGCGCCGACATCCTTCGGGGCAAAATCGACAGCTCTGACTACAAAAAATATATCTTCGGCCTCCTCTTTTACAAACGTATCAGCGACGTCTGGGACGAGGAATACGCGAAGGTGATGGATGAGTTCAAAGACGAGACGATTGCTCGTGCCGATTATAATCACCGCTTTCAGGTGCCGAAGGAGTGTCGCTGGTCGGTCGTGGAGGAGCGGGCAGAAAATATCGGCAAGAAGCTCAACGAGATTTTTGAGAAGCTTGCCAACGCGAACAGCCCGAAGCTCGACAGGATTTTTGAGGACCTCGATTTCGCCAACAAGGATCGTTTCCCGAATGAGACGACCCAGCGACTCATCAACCACTTTTCCCAATACAATTTTGGCGACACTTATATAAACTCTGACCTCTTGGGCGACGCATACGAGTATCTCATCAAACAGTTCGCGGCGGACGCCGGCAAAAAAGGCGGCGAGTTCTACACCCCGCGCGAAGTCGAGCGTGTCATCATCGAGATCCTCAAACCCCACAAGAAAGACCACATCTACGATCCAACTGTCGGCTCTGGCGGCTTCCTTCTCGAGGCTTTCCATTACCTCAAAGAAAAAGAGAACGAGCAGGTGGCACGCACTCTCTATCTCTACGGTCAGGAAATAAACATCGGCACCTTTGCAATCGCTAAAATCAACATGTTCCTCCACGGTCTTGATAGCGCCGATATCCAGCGTGGGGATACGTTAGCCAATCCGCAGTTCCTTAATCCGAACGGCTCTCTCAAAACATTCGACATCTGCGTAGCCAATCCGCCCTACTCAATCAACGACTGGGAATACGAGATGTTCAAATCCGACAAATACGGTCGGATAGACGGGTACGAACTACCGCCAAATAAAAATGCGGACTACGCCTTCGTCCTCCACATTATAAAGTCCATGAACTCAAATGGTCGCGCGGGCATCGTACTCCCGCACGGTGTGCTCTTCCGTGGCGGTTCCGAGGGGCGCATCCGCGAACAGATACTCAAGAACGACCTTATAGAAGCCGTCATCGCGCTCCCGCCGAAGCTCTTTTATGGCACGGGCATCCCTGCGGCCATCCTCATTTTCAACAAGAACAAGCCGAAGGAACGTCAGGGCAGAGTGCTTATTATTGATGCCGAAAAGGATTTTTCCGAAGGCAAGAACCAAAACTCACTCCGCTTTCAAGACATACAGAAAATTGTTAAGGCCCACGCTGGGTACAAGGATGTAGAAGGATACGCTCGCGTCGTCGGCTTCAAAGAGATTGAGGAGAACGAATTCAACCTCAACGTGCGGCGCTACATCGAGAACGGCGACAAGGAGGAAGAGGTAGATGTGTCAGTGGTCCGAAAGGAGCTCGCCGTTCTCGAGAAGGAACGTGAGGAGATAGGTAAAAGGGTTGAAAAGTATTTAACAGAGTTGAAGTATTAA
- a CDS encoding restriction endonuclease subunit S, with translation MATAPQKNIPNGWQQARLGDISDITNGKTNTQDAVTHGEYPLFDRSVAIKRSNKYLFDDTAVILPGEGAEFVPRYYSGKFDLHQRVYAIFPNETVYPLFLYQYLYANRAVFAQNAVGSTVKSLRLPIIQAVDVLLPTLPEQMKIAEILSAVDAEIQKTDEIITSTEKLKHGLMKQFLSANKSSTKKRFSELASLRKEAFDPKTEASEKYVGLEHIDQNSGALLGFGDSIETASIKTRFYAGDILFGKLRPYLRKYWKANFSGVCTTEILVFQPKEKRDAEFIFYLTQSDQFINHSNSKSFGTKMPRTDWNIVSEFEFFAPSPIKRQEIGTLLTLIDQRTSINRKMRGRLVLLKKGLMHDLLSGKKKTI, from the coding sequence ATGGCTACTGCGCCCCAAAAAAATATTCCCAACGGTTGGCAACAAGCAAGACTCGGGGATATTTCTGATATCACAAATGGAAAGACCAATACGCAGGATGCTGTTACTCACGGGGAATATCCTCTCTTCGATCGCTCGGTCGCAATAAAGAGGAGTAATAAATATCTTTTTGACGACACCGCCGTCATCCTCCCGGGTGAGGGAGCAGAGTTTGTGCCCCGCTACTACAGTGGCAAGTTCGATCTGCATCAGAGAGTGTATGCTATTTTCCCGAACGAGACGGTTTATCCTCTATTTTTATATCAATATTTGTACGCAAATCGTGCAGTCTTCGCACAAAATGCAGTCGGGAGTACGGTGAAGTCTCTCCGCCTCCCAATTATTCAAGCGGTCGATGTTTTACTGCCCACTCTTCCCGAACAAATGAAGATCGCGGAAATTTTATCCGCGGTCGATGCAGAAATTCAAAAGACAGACGAAATAATCACCTCTACAGAGAAACTCAAGCACGGGCTTATGAAGCAGTTTCTCTCGGCCAATAAAAGTTCTACAAAGAAGAGGTTCTCAGAATTGGCGAGTCTCAGAAAAGAAGCCTTCGATCCGAAGACAGAAGCGTCTGAAAAGTATGTTGGGTTAGAACATATTGATCAAAACTCAGGAGCATTGCTCGGATTTGGTGACTCCATTGAAACGGCAAGCATAAAAACAAGATTTTATGCCGGTGACATTTTGTTTGGGAAGTTGCGCCCCTATCTACGGAAATACTGGAAAGCAAACTTTAGTGGAGTTTGTACTACGGAGATACTCGTCTTCCAGCCTAAAGAAAAGAGAGACGCCGAGTTTATTTTTTACCTTACTCAGTCGGATCAGTTTATAAATCATTCAAACTCGAAATCGTTTGGTACCAAAATGCCTCGAACAGATTGGAATATCGTTTCCGAGTTTGAGTTTTTCGCTCCCTCTCCAATAAAGAGACAGGAAATTGGGACCTTGCTGACTCTTATCGATCAAAGAACCTCAATCAACCGAAAAATGAGAGGACGGTTAGTTCTCCTTAAGAAAGGTCTTATGCACGATCTTTTGAGCGGTAAGAAAAAAACAATATGA
- a CDS encoding DUF4263 domain-containing protein — MTTETLKNKTRTKEIYHAANTDPVFDVKSREVMRGKLYEIVFPFNRQGKQKYSLISEIHFDGVSRLDLKGMRGMTRGYGFTQDTVPIVSTLNETFPGVTKIIISTKTTSINLRKSELVLNVDDYKTIYSTIRPKNQKHSKDQKVTIHNILAQTGGLGLKAKKIPYVAGTIKGILREVSSSGGKLSDVDSGALLDFAQNKIENYDVDAATLIHTKEKIDKVYFEKVIARFEKLLALKKGVGAKKLEQRWHNFFKDNSWIFSYLFAAPHFLFQDEYYVGGQKGTGKEARYADFIYKNKLTGSATIIEIKTHRTKTLHNTAYRSAGKVYPISSDITGAINQVLDQKNTLLKNYSTVAQGDFEIFDPRCVIVVGNTKDIPKERVKNFDMFRSNLRNIEIICFDELLEKAKLLLSHFIKPKGSKKKKNKKIK, encoded by the coding sequence ATGACCACTGAAACGCTAAAGAATAAGACAAGGACGAAGGAGATATATCATGCGGCTAATACCGACCCCGTTTTCGATGTTAAGTCTCGTGAGGTAATGAGAGGGAAACTTTACGAGATCGTTTTTCCTTTCAATCGCCAGGGTAAGCAGAAGTACTCACTCATCTCGGAAATTCACTTCGATGGGGTGAGCCGTCTCGATCTCAAGGGTATGAGGGGTATGACGCGCGGCTATGGCTTCACGCAGGACACCGTCCCCATTGTATCGACTTTGAACGAAACTTTCCCCGGTGTCACAAAGATAATAATTTCTACTAAAACAACATCGATAAACCTACGGAAGAGCGAGCTCGTGTTGAATGTCGACGACTATAAGACTATTTATTCCACAATCCGTCCTAAAAATCAGAAGCACTCTAAGGATCAGAAGGTTACGATCCATAATATTTTGGCACAAACAGGTGGACTAGGTCTTAAGGCAAAGAAAATTCCTTACGTTGCAGGCACAATTAAGGGAATTTTGAGAGAAGTTTCTTCCTCGGGCGGGAAGTTATCAGATGTCGACTCCGGCGCGCTACTTGATTTTGCGCAGAACAAGATTGAAAACTATGACGTCGACGCCGCTACGCTAATCCATACGAAGGAAAAAATAGACAAGGTCTATTTTGAGAAAGTCATCGCGCGGTTTGAGAAACTGCTTGCCCTCAAAAAAGGGGTCGGCGCAAAGAAGCTGGAACAACGGTGGCACAATTTCTTCAAAGATAACTCTTGGATCTTCTCGTACTTGTTTGCCGCGCCCCATTTTCTTTTCCAGGATGAGTATTATGTTGGTGGGCAAAAAGGCACGGGCAAAGAAGCGCGATATGCCGATTTCATTTATAAAAATAAGCTGACGGGCAGCGCAACCATAATCGAAATTAAAACTCACAGAACGAAAACGCTTCACAACACAGCCTACCGCTCTGCCGGGAAGGTATACCCGATTTCTTCAGATATCACGGGAGCAATAAATCAGGTCCTAGATCAAAAGAATACCCTCCTCAAGAATTACTCGACCGTAGCGCAAGGCGATTTTGAGATCTTTGATCCGCGCTGCGTCATCGTTGTTGGCAACACCAAAGATATTCCGAAGGAGAGGGTAAAGAATTTCGATATGTTCCGATCGAATTTGAGGAATATAGAAATTATTTGCTTTGATGAACTTCTAGAAAAAGCGAAGCTGCTTTTGAGCCATTTCATTAAGCCAAAGGGCTCCAAGAAGAAGAAAAATAAGAAGATAAAGTGA
- a CDS encoding HsdR family type I site-specific deoxyribonuclease, with the protein MKFNEQYTVENHVIKFLKERLGYEYIKPQEFAKLREFENEYIITPPLLEAVKRINGIDEDGALSVVREVKKIDNNEAFLEALRYGVNLKDPQTGKMRDYLIVDFDNPSNNHFVVTNQFYFEGNSENIRPDVMVFLNGLPVVDIEAKSPTAASSVDYSKAVGQIKRYERNAFKLFWTNCFNIATDGLQTVYGATHAPAQNFLHWKDEELEKAEGGELEMTLVALLEKNRLLDVVQNFIVFEKEKEQTVKKIARYQQLRATNKIVERVLGGEKKRGLIWHTQGSGKSLTMYFTAWKLRFNKELKNPKVFILVDRIDLDDQIYETFINCGGKNVIRVESRVDLEQKIQSPERGIFISTIQKFSELGDSIKSFDENVIVLSDEAHRDNEGISAINLRSAMGSAFFFGFTGTPIDRVTLNTHRNFGQDGERYLDYYSIQQAIDDGATLPVTYEARLSKFFIDEEKLDKQFEELTQGLSEKEKDAVAKKYGKKEAIVKLDRRMEAVARDIVEHYRLYVEPAGFKAQIVCYDREAVAKYKKLLDQLVPKEWSEVVYSPGDPNTDTEDLRKYNTTKAKREKIINEFKDPASPLKFLLVCDMLLTGFDAPVEQIMYLDKPLWDHNLLQAIARTNRVYPNKGAGKVIDYYGVTKSLYKALDFDESVVDSAMINIDKLKEEFVEVLEEIMNIFTGINIEDPSIDNLRRCLKIFAENLDKQKFLRSKYARLKLLFEILSPDPFLKEHVRAFEWLTSVYLAFDKEYGAKMSDAELLAEYGEKVKQLIQQRVDYEGITKNFRELNVNDLYVMERLNKMDDEEKALNLEKMLKQEISINVDTNPAYKKFSERLALIRKEFEQHQIDLSERIKRYQQLLEDIKKKGDEAKELGYSLKEYGLYVISTEFIEGDKDVIREFIKEMTKRLEDILDEGWQESSKREEFLKEVKRIVQELVLREYKDRIKAADFQKYLNRLVDIVIKKF; encoded by the coding sequence ATGAAATTCAACGAACAATACACGGTAGAAAATCACGTCATCAAGTTTCTCAAGGAGAGGCTCGGTTACGAATACATCAAGCCGCAAGAGTTTGCTAAGCTCCGCGAGTTTGAGAATGAGTACATCATTACCCCCCCACTGCTTGAGGCGGTCAAAAGGATCAATGGCATTGACGAAGATGGGGCGCTCTCTGTCGTTCGTGAGGTGAAGAAGATTGATAACAACGAGGCGTTTCTTGAAGCGCTTCGCTATGGCGTAAATCTCAAGGATCCGCAGACCGGCAAAATGCGGGACTATCTCATTGTTGACTTTGATAACCCTTCTAATAACCATTTTGTCGTCACAAACCAGTTCTACTTTGAGGGCAACTCCGAGAATATCCGTCCAGACGTAATGGTGTTTTTGAATGGACTCCCGGTTGTGGACATCGAAGCAAAAAGTCCGACAGCCGCAAGTAGTGTGGATTACTCGAAGGCCGTAGGGCAGATAAAACGCTACGAGCGCAATGCCTTTAAGCTCTTTTGGACTAACTGTTTCAACATTGCGACCGACGGGCTCCAGACGGTGTACGGCGCGACCCATGCTCCTGCGCAGAATTTTCTGCACTGGAAGGACGAGGAACTTGAAAAGGCCGAGGGTGGCGAGCTAGAAATGACGCTGGTGGCTCTGCTTGAGAAGAATCGTCTCTTGGATGTTGTCCAGAACTTTATCGTCTTCGAGAAAGAGAAGGAGCAGACGGTTAAGAAAATAGCCCGCTACCAGCAACTTCGCGCGACGAACAAGATCGTCGAGCGAGTACTTGGTGGAGAAAAAAAGCGTGGGCTCATCTGGCACACTCAAGGGTCAGGCAAATCGCTCACGATGTACTTTACTGCCTGGAAACTGCGCTTCAATAAAGAACTCAAGAACCCTAAGGTGTTTATTCTCGTTGACCGCATCGACCTGGACGACCAGATTTACGAAACATTTATTAATTGTGGCGGGAAGAATGTGATACGCGTCGAGTCACGCGTCGATTTGGAGCAGAAAATCCAGTCTCCCGAGCGCGGGATTTTCATCTCTACGATCCAGAAGTTCTCGGAGCTCGGTGATTCGATAAAGAGTTTTGATGAGAATGTGATTGTGCTCTCAGACGAGGCCCACCGTGATAACGAGGGTATCTCCGCTATTAATTTGCGGAGTGCCATGGGCAGTGCCTTCTTCTTTGGCTTCACCGGAACGCCCATCGACCGCGTCACTCTCAATACACACCGCAATTTCGGGCAGGACGGCGAGCGATATTTGGATTACTACTCTATTCAGCAAGCGATTGACGACGGTGCGACGCTTCCGGTTACCTACGAGGCGCGACTCTCAAAATTCTTCATTGACGAGGAGAAGCTCGATAAGCAGTTTGAAGAGCTGACTCAAGGGCTCTCAGAAAAAGAAAAGGACGCGGTGGCTAAGAAGTACGGCAAGAAGGAAGCAATCGTGAAGCTCGACAGACGCATGGAAGCCGTCGCCCGCGATATCGTTGAGCACTACCGACTCTACGTAGAACCGGCGGGATTTAAGGCACAGATTGTCTGCTACGACCGCGAAGCGGTAGCGAAGTATAAGAAGCTCTTGGATCAGCTGGTACCCAAGGAGTGGTCGGAGGTGGTGTATTCGCCCGGCGATCCAAACACCGACACGGAAGACCTGCGCAAGTACAACACGACCAAGGCAAAGCGAGAGAAGATTATCAACGAGTTCAAGGACCCTGCAAGTCCTCTCAAATTCCTGCTGGTCTGCGACATGCTTCTTACGGGCTTCGATGCTCCGGTTGAACAGATAATGTATCTCGACAAGCCGCTCTGGGATCACAATCTCCTGCAAGCAATCGCTCGCACAAACCGCGTCTACCCAAACAAAGGCGCAGGAAAGGTAATTGATTACTACGGCGTCACCAAGAGTCTCTACAAAGCGCTCGATTTTGACGAGAGTGTGGTCGACTCGGCCATGATCAACATCGATAAGCTCAAGGAAGAGTTTGTTGAAGTGCTTGAGGAGATTATGAATATCTTTACGGGCATCAATATCGAAGACCCGTCGATTGATAACCTGCGTCGCTGTCTCAAGATATTTGCTGAGAATTTGGACAAACAGAAATTTCTGCGTAGCAAGTATGCGCGGCTCAAACTGTTGTTTGAGATACTCTCTCCCGATCCGTTCTTGAAGGAACACGTGCGCGCCTTTGAGTGGCTTACCAGCGTGTATTTGGCTTTCGATAAAGAATATGGGGCAAAGATGTCCGATGCAGAACTTCTCGCTGAATATGGTGAGAAAGTAAAACAGCTCATCCAGCAACGCGTTGACTACGAGGGTATCACTAAGAACTTCCGCGAGCTTAACGTGAACGATCTCTATGTGATGGAACGGCTTAACAAAATGGACGATGAGGAGAAAGCTCTCAATCTTGAGAAAATGCTCAAGCAGGAAATCTCCATCAACGTCGATACCAATCCAGCGTACAAAAAATTCAGCGAACGACTTGCCCTCATCCGCAAGGAGTTTGAACAGCACCAGATTGACCTCTCCGAGCGCATCAAGCGCTATCAGCAACTCCTCGAGGACATAAAGAAAAAAGGAGACGAGGCAAAAGAGCTTGGATACTCGCTCAAGGAGTACGGACTATATGTCATTTCTACCGAATTTATTGAGGGGGACAAGGATGTGATTCGAGAGTTCATTAAGGAGATGACGAAGCGGCTTGAGGATATACTCGACGAAGGATGGCAGGAGTCGTCTAAGCGTGAAGAATTTCTCAAGGAGGTAAAGCGTATCGTGCAGGAACTTGTGCTCAGAGAGTATAAGGACCGCATAAAAGCCGCCGACTTCCAAAAATATCTCAATCGGCTGGTTGATATTGTGATCAAAAAATTCTAG
- a CDS encoding M48 family metallopeptidase yields MKREIALQNKKVTYTLRKSKRARRMRLAVYCDGTIVVTTPFDLKETVAERFIREKSQWLFSKIAFFEQFKGLAITRYSHEDYLKNKDRAYELAIERVQYFNKKHKFIFNKINIKNQKTRWGSCSKKGNLNFNYKIVLLPQRLADYIIVHELCHLKEFNHSKKFWNLVEKVIPDYTRIRDDLKRSGVTFY; encoded by the coding sequence ATGAAAAGAGAAATCGCTCTTCAAAATAAAAAGGTCACCTACACTCTCCGGAAGAGCAAGCGAGCTCGAAGAATGCGTCTCGCCGTGTATTGTGACGGTACAATAGTTGTTACTACGCCGTTTGATCTCAAAGAGACGGTTGCGGAGAGGTTTATCCGAGAGAAAAGCCAATGGCTTTTCTCAAAGATAGCGTTTTTCGAGCAATTCAAGGGTCTTGCAATTACTCGTTACTCACACGAGGACTATCTTAAAAATAAAGACCGCGCTTATGAGCTTGCGATTGAGCGAGTGCAGTATTTCAACAAAAAGCATAAGTTCATTTTTAACAAGATCAATATAAAGAATCAGAAGACTCGCTGGGGCAGTTGCTCTAAAAAAGGAAACCTAAATTTTAACTATAAAATTGTGCTGCTTCCGCAACGGCTTGCCGACTACATCATCGTTCACGAACTATGCCACCTCAAGGAATTTAATCATTCCAAGAAGTTTTGGAATCTAGTCGAGAAAGTAATTCCTGATTATACAAGGATTAGAGATGATCTGAAGAGAAGTGGCGTCACTTTTTACTAA
- a CDS encoding DUF2939 domain-containing protein: protein MPRNKLFSLIIGIGVFILVAGGGYYYWWAGTPQYSLIQIKGAVDNKDVTTALSYFDTDAIFENLWTDIQAQVAESAVKDLKDNPFGALGAALGQSMLNNMKPAMKQKFSDSLKESLTNPSTATSSIATTIQGKRTIKVNGDTAIVTVENGLEMRMLKQSDRRWKIIALKGLPSIDNLMSKDTAQSSEPSNDLSKKVSLEITKKGFSDENYQTKNTLVLQLNNLTGKDIQGVKGSIVIKDLFGDAIKHIDISYDGGLKQGESKLYSIGVEYNQFMEEDIKLRQTALEKLQYDWEPSTIIYEDGTRENS, encoded by the coding sequence ATGCCGAGAAATAAACTTTTTAGTTTGATTATAGGAATTGGAGTTTTCATTCTAGTTGCTGGCGGAGGATATTATTATTGGTGGGCCGGAACTCCTCAATACTCGCTCATCCAAATCAAAGGAGCTGTTGATAACAAAGACGTTACTACAGCTCTTTCTTATTTCGACACCGACGCTATTTTTGAGAATCTCTGGACAGATATCCAGGCCCAGGTAGCCGAATCAGCAGTTAAAGATTTGAAAGACAATCCTTTCGGGGCTCTCGGTGCCGCCCTGGGACAAAGCATGTTGAATAATATGAAGCCAGCTATGAAGCAGAAATTCTCGGATAGTCTTAAAGAGTCTCTGACAAATCCGTCAACAGCGACTAGCAGTATTGCAACGACAATCCAAGGCAAGAGAACTATTAAGGTAAACGGAGACACTGCTATTGTTACCGTCGAAAATGGTTTAGAGATGAGGATGCTAAAACAAAGTGACCGCCGGTGGAAAATTATTGCTTTGAAAGGATTGCCTAGTATCGATAATCTAATGTCTAAAGACACCGCCCAATCATCTGAACCAAGCAATGATTTAAGCAAGAAAGTTAGTCTGGAAATTACTAAGAAGGGATTCTCTGATGAAAATTATCAAACCAAAAATACGCTTGTCTTACAGCTCAACAATCTTACTGGCAAAGATATTCAGGGTGTGAAGGGGAGCATTGTTATTAAAGATCTTTTTGGAGATGCGATTAAGCACATCGATATTTCCTATGACGGTGGATTAAAACAGGGAGAGAGCAAACTCTATTCTATTGGCGTCGAATACAATCAATTTATGGAAGAAGATATTAAGTTGCGTCAAACTGCATTAGAAAAACTGCAATACGATTGGGAACCAAGCACTATTATCTATGAGGACGGGACAAGAGAAAATTCCTAA
- the yidD gene encoding membrane protein insertion efficiency factor YidD, which yields MSSFLVYLIIVYQNTLSPFLYHRGVRCRFYPSCSEYGILAIEKYGSVRGTIKTFRRIHSCRPNNFSSCIDFP from the coding sequence ATGTCTAGCTTTCTTGTCTATTTAATAATCGTCTACCAAAACACCCTGTCTCCGTTTCTTTACCATCGTGGAGTAAGATGTCGGTTTTATCCAAGTTGTTCTGAATATGGTATCTTGGCGATAGAAAAATACGGGTCTGTCCGAGGCACCATCAAAACATTTAGGAGAATCCATTCCTGTCGTCCCAATAATTTTAGTAGTTGCATTGACTTTCCCTAA
- a CDS encoding DNA modification methylase, protein MNKTIKSKVPSENLQIDYVPLASLRHPEINPRRWSKEATEQLKESITRYGVVDPLVVNSAPSRQGIIVGGNFRATVLKQMDIREVPVVYVNIPDLEKEKELNLRLNKNSGEFDLALLAEFDEKLLADIGFDSEELDDIFGIGDNEEQFDLEKELAKLDIKKINVKKGDIYDLSGSRLRCGDSTVEADMLALMGNERADMCFTDPPYILDYLRGKTRNGKPTVGFGSKKNRRYLETDILPPDFTERWMANVAKVQKPDFSIIVFEHPKNLRTIWNELEKHWKYRNTITWHLPNRVQGFAAKYKFFNKQDIALVGSSPGLKLKNPEPEADELLQTEYENALFATSGKPHWEGYEKGKKICPTDFIDYKAADEKSSGQGIIFGTKPLEILIPYIKVLTRRDDLILEPFGGSGSTLIAAAKMKRRCYLMEKSPVYAEVILHRWSKLTGLKPKLIHEKA, encoded by the coding sequence ATGAATAAAACAATTAAATCTAAGGTTCCGTCAGAGAATCTCCAGATTGACTATGTTCCCCTTGCTTCCCTACGCCACCCCGAGATCAACCCTCGCCGCTGGTCAAAGGAAGCGACCGAACAGCTAAAAGAAAGCATTACTCGTTACGGCGTAGTTGACCCACTGGTGGTTAACTCCGCGCCCAGTCGCCAGGGAATCATTGTCGGTGGCAACTTCCGGGCCACAGTGCTCAAACAAATGGATATCAGAGAAGTGCCGGTAGTCTACGTCAATATCCCTGACCTTGAAAAGGAAAAAGAATTAAACCTGCGCTTGAACAAAAATTCCGGTGAGTTTGATCTAGCGCTCCTGGCCGAATTTGACGAGAAGCTGCTGGCTGACATTGGCTTTGACTCGGAAGAGTTGGATGACATCTTCGGGATCGGCGACAACGAGGAACAGTTTGACCTAGAAAAAGAACTAGCCAAACTGGACATCAAGAAAATCAACGTTAAGAAGGGCGACATTTACGACTTGAGCGGTAGCCGATTGCGTTGCGGTGACTCCACGGTGGAAGCGGATATGCTAGCGCTGATGGGGAACGAACGAGCTGATATGTGCTTCACCGACCCGCCATATATTCTCGACTATCTGCGAGGCAAGACCAGGAACGGCAAACCGACAGTCGGTTTCGGTTCCAAGAAGAACCGGCGCTATCTGGAAACCGATATCCTGCCGCCGGACTTCACCGAGCGCTGGATGGCCAACGTCGCCAAAGTCCAAAAGCCGGACTTCTCCATTATCGTCTTCGAGCACCCCAAGAACCTGCGGACGATCTGGAACGAGCTGGAGAAGCACTGGAAATACCGCAACACCATTACTTGGCATCTGCCGAACCGCGTTCAAGGGTTCGCGGCCAAATACAAATTCTTCAATAAACAGGATATTGCTCTAGTTGGTAGCAGCCCGGGCCTGAAGTTAAAGAACCCTGAACCGGAAGCGGACGAGCTACTTCAGACCGAGTATGAGAACGCTCTGTTCGCCACCAGCGGTAAACCGCACTGGGAAGGGTATGAAAAGGGCAAGAAAATCTGCCCGACTGACTTCATTGATTACAAGGCCGCCGATGAAAAGTCTAGCGGACAAGGAATCATCTTCGGCACCAAGCCCCTGGAAATTCTCATTCCGTATATCAAGGTGCTGACCAGGCGCGACGATCTTATCTTGGAGCCGTTTGGCGGCAGTGGCTCCACTCTAATCGCGGCCGCCAAAATGAAGCGGCGCTGTTACCTAATGGAAAAATCACCGGTCTATGCTGAAGTCATTCTGCACCGTTGGTCGAAACTAACTGGGCTCAAGCCGAAACTGATCCATGAAAAGGCATAA
- a CDS encoding helix-turn-helix transcriptional regulator produces MKNDQNKPFFIGGRIREAREAVDISQLDLAKALGYESATAISLIESGARNLRAEDLAKVAEVLQKDVKFFLGQEEEISTVRVALRADKEISPEDQKAILHLVEMAKRKGR; encoded by the coding sequence ATGAAAAACGACCAAAATAAGCCATTTTTTATAGGTGGCCGTATTCGGGAGGCGCGAGAGGCTGTGGATATCTCACAACTGGACCTGGCCAAAGCCTTGGGGTACGAGTCTGCCACAGCCATATCACTGATTGAAAGTGGAGCGCGAAACCTTCGAGCGGAGGACTTAGCTAAGGTTGCCGAAGTTCTTCAGAAAGATGTTAAATTCTTTTTGGGTCAGGAGGAGGAAATTTCCACCGTGAGAGTGGCACTTAGAGCAGACAAAGAAATTTCCCCCGAAGACCAAAAGGCCATCCTTCACTTGGTCGAAATGGCGAAGAGAAAAGGACGATAA